One Augochlora pura isolate Apur16 chromosome 10, APUR_v2.2.1, whole genome shotgun sequence DNA window includes the following coding sequences:
- the LOC144475855 gene encoding uncharacterized protein LOC144475855 isoform X2 — translation MWQRKNITIEQRKEAPGLKSVAFFTISLTKDMSGIKMKYVSNKLIKKWRNVKDNFLKSVKKRTRSGHTAERGRRYIYARQLTFLQQAGIAIKQCSLEDPDEQQFQDETEIKARPDLPYKHNTRKRKHDTESTITELTKTTIPSQSESDQLEYNADKSFFDSLIPSLSGFSEDQKLEFRIEILNIIKRMRQQNSASSNTSPYRKRNGYT, via the exons ATGTGGCAGCGGAAGAATATCACGATAGAACAAAGAAAAGAAGCGCCTGGCTTGAAATCTGTCGCATTTTTTACGATAAGTTTGACGAAAGACATGAGCgggataaaaatgaaatatgtaa gtaataaattaattaagaaatggAGGAACGTCAAGGACAATTTCCTTAAAAGCGTTAAAAAGAGGACTAGATCGGGACATACGGCTGAGCGAGGCAGACGGTACATTTACGCTCGTCAATTGACGTTTCTTCAACAAGCTGGTATCGCTATAAAACAATGTAGTTTAGAAGATCCGGACGAACAGCAGTTTCAAGATGAAACCGAGATTAAAGCAAGACCAGATCTACCATACAAACATAATACCCGAAAACGGAAGCATGATACCGAATCGACAATAACTGAACTTACGAAAACTACAATACCATCTCAATCTGAATCCGATCAACTAGAATATAACGCAGACAAATCATTTTTCGATAGTCTTATTCCGTCATTGAGTGGATTTAGCGAAGATCAAAAATTGGAGTTTcgtattgaaattttaaatattatcaaaaggATGAGACAACAGAATAGTGCATCAAGTAATACAAGTccatatagaaaaagaaatggatATACGTAG
- the LOC144475855 gene encoding uncharacterized protein LOC144475855 isoform X1, whose amino-acid sequence MTESSIEDSALDIELFIEEVKKFPEIWNVAAEEYHDRTKKRSAWLEICRIFYDKFDERHERDKNEICNKLIKKWRNVKDNFLKSVKKRTRSGHTAERGRRYIYARQLTFLQQAGIAIKQCSLEDPDEQQFQDETEIKARPDLPYKHNTRKRKHDTESTITELTKTTIPSQSESDQLEYNADKSFFDSLIPSLSGFSEDQKLEFRIEILNIIKRMRQQNSASSNTSPYRKRNGYT is encoded by the exons ATGACTGAGTCAAGCATTGAAGATTCTGCATTAGATATAGAACTCTTCATTGAAGAAGTGAAAAAATTTCCTGAAATATGGAATGTGGCAGCGGAAGAATATCACGATAGAACAAAGAAAAGAAGCGCCTGGCTTGAAATCTGTCGCATTTTTTACGATAAGTTTGACGAAAGACATGAGCgggataaaaatgaaatat gtaataaattaattaagaaatggAGGAACGTCAAGGACAATTTCCTTAAAAGCGTTAAAAAGAGGACTAGATCGGGACATACGGCTGAGCGAGGCAGACGGTACATTTACGCTCGTCAATTGACGTTTCTTCAACAAGCTGGTATCGCTATAAAACAATGTAGTTTAGAAGATCCGGACGAACAGCAGTTTCAAGATGAAACCGAGATTAAAGCAAGACCAGATCTACCATACAAACATAATACCCGAAAACGGAAGCATGATACCGAATCGACAATAACTGAACTTACGAAAACTACAATACCATCTCAATCTGAATCCGATCAACTAGAATATAACGCAGACAAATCATTTTTCGATAGTCTTATTCCGTCATTGAGTGGATTTAGCGAAGATCAAAAATTGGAGTTTcgtattgaaattttaaatattatcaaaaggATGAGACAACAGAATAGTGCATCAAGTAATACAAGTccatatagaaaaagaaatggatATACGTAG
- the Taf1c-like gene encoding TATA box-binding protein-associated factor RNA polymerase I subunit C-like — MEDQSVLTSAAYKRAETNLRSRLKPSFLKNYPHYLVPGYNLHSNFSVDDVDLEDTVEKYQDYPYHCDLPRPLLPPAKIPRTVINKEDPVLELLTLKNYITDDIQRLQHYYLKHEKELGQTNKKDIKWKHTDKVLTAKIPRYVADLAEIMALDPDPHFEGSYNWYFTGGTINQLMIHNKNILLFPFKDELVATPIVNVDQFFWKPFFPKAAKCELDGSLFELKYNINPDSCTILGRYKDHCNFYILSEYNEKWNITEIHKQSSSIPLVSADLSLYNTNQYCTVNSERTVTLWDLTKMKHICSNTVMQTTVASDLWGRVNFETMDPNIILFVDRCCLHYLDVRIPFDRPTLSLCPKSFLEKCESITLDIESRHSSCRYIATNHSVLMCDKRSPKQCVQQKWTHQFKNPPVIGQVANREDKEFVVLSSQVPSESIVVLNTWTGDEISHSFNFPFMPPHIKETLDESQLQGMCLNPYLRNRFELCNVGSALIQNEANDIFLFLQNSIGDIYYQCITHDTPIDKYSATNCRSYCILDAWEKAASSQGDTIVPLTISEKSDMQYIYDCFTNKKLRLKYSDCESNDYFSSSWKQPLEKLNSYMDILAPELLAVWEICEDVRLPLTTAPHQKVLSWLESADTKPPVFSQEELENVATPINSQELISVSQEVDITALEDSNVLQELLLPKVKSRPKKGHTRKKPKL; from the exons ATGGAAGACCAAAGCGTTTTAACGTCGGCAGCATATAAACGTGCTGAAACGAACTTAAGGAGTAGATTGAAACCAtcctttttgaaaaattatccaCATTACCTGGTACCAGGATATAATTTACATAGCAATTTCTCTGTGGATGATGTTGATTTAGAGGACACTGTTGAAAAATACCAAGATTATCCTTACCACTGTGATTTACCACGACCTTTATTACCACCTGCTAAAATACCAAGAACTG TAATCAATAAAGAGGACCCTGTGTTAGAATTACTTACACTTAAGAATTATATCACTGACGATATACAGAGGCTGCAGCATTACTATCTTAAACACGAGAAGG AATTAggacaaacaaataaaaaagatataaaatggaaacacacAGACAAAGTTCTTACTGCTAAAATACCTAGATATGTGGCCGATTTAGCAGAAATTATGGCTCTCGATCCAGATCCACATTTTGAAGGT tcttACAATTGGTATTTCACTGGAGGAACTATCAATCAATTGATGatacataacaaaaatatattactgtttCCTTTTAAAGATGAATTAG tTGCCACACCTATTGTTAATGTTGATCAATTCTTTTGGAAACCATTCTTTCCAAAAGCAGCTAAATGTGAATTAGATGGTTCACTATttgaattgaaatacaatattaatccTGATTCAT gTACAATTTTGGGTAGATACAAGGAtcactgtaatttttatatactatctGAATATAACGAGAAATGGAATATCACTGAAATTCATAAACAATCATCAAGTATCCCATTAGTTAGTGCAGATTTAAGTTTATACAATACTAATCAGTATTGCACAGTAAATTCAGAGAGAACTGTTACTCTTTGGGActtaacaaaaat gAAACATATATGTAGCAACACTGTAATGCAAACCACTGTGGCAAGTGATTTATGGGGAAGagtaaattttgaaacaatggacccaaatattattttatttgtagacAGATGTTGCCTTCATTATCTCGACGTTAGA attCCTTTTGATCGTCCAACGTTATCATTGTGTCCAAAGTCATTCCTAGAAAAATGCGAAAGTATTACATTAGATATCGAAAGTAGACATAGTTCTTGTAGATACATAGCAACTAATCACAGTGTCTTAATGTGCGATAAACGTTCACCTAAACAATGTGTGCAACAAAAATGGACTCATCAGTTTAAGAATCCACCAGTAATTGGCCAAGTTGCAAACAg AGAAGATAAAGAATTCGTTGTTCTATCTAGTCAAGTGCCTAGTGAAAGCATAGTAGTTTTAAACACTTGGACAGGCGATGAAATTTCgcattcttttaattttccatttatgCCTCCCCATATTAAGGAGACTCTAGATGAATCTCAATTGCAAGGAATGTGTCTGAATCCATATTTAAGAAACAGGTTCGAATTGTGCAATGTTGGTTCTGCACTTATACAAAACGAAGCTAACgatatattcttatttcttcaaaattcgATCG gtGACATATATTATCAGTGCATAACACATGACACTCCGATAGACAAATATTCAGCTACTAACTGTAGGTCATATTGCATATTGGATGCCTGGGAAAAGGCAGCATCTTCTCAAGGAGACACAATTGTACCTTTAactatttctgaaaaatcggATATGCAGTACATTTACGATT gttttacaaataaaaaattgcgattaaAATACAGCGACTGCGAGTCGAATGATTACTTCAGTTCGAGCTGGAAACAGCCGcttgagaaattaaatagttatatGGACATATTGGCACCGGAACTACTGGCTGTATGGGAAATATGTGAAGATGTTCGATTGCCGTTAACAACAGCACCTCATCAAAAGGTCTTAAGCTGGTTAGAATCTGCAGACACTAAACCTCCAGTATTCTCTCAAgaagaattagaaaatgtCGCTACACCAATTAATTCACAAGAATTAATAAGCGTTTCACAAGAAGTAGATATAACGGCATTAGAAGATAGTAATGTGTTGCAAGAGTTGCTTCTACCGAAAGTGAAATCGCGTCCTAAGAAGGGGCATACTCGTAAGAAGCCGAAGTTGTGA
- the LOC144475854 gene encoding mitochondrial import inner membrane translocase subunit TIM50-C, with amino-acid sequence MAFVTRSLRHFYKVYNGNSGAIYCSLRQPISRVSICQTVQLYNYSTTSDRPKITGSLTNIQSSVGTVQSLAPDVLDIKKTEEEAREEAERKEIRERSDRWIKHSFRFFGVVFTLGLSYMIYELARTKYDEQGNALDDEYSNLPVYQRVYRRFRREYTYYTKMIQEPSRDKLLPDPLKYPYIQPPYTLILELTDVLVHPDWTYETGWRFKKRPGVDQFLEAVAPPQFEIVVYTAEQGLTVFPILDVLDPNGYIMYRLVRDTTRFVDGHHVKDLDALNRDLSKVIVVDWNPKSTKFHPENTLRLPQWTGNDNDTTLYDLAAFLKTILATNVQDVREVLNYYSQFDNPLEVFRENQRKLLMQMEEEESKAQQENSRVLTSKWKPSFLRNR; translated from the exons ATGGCATTCGTGACAAGGAGTCTGCGGCATTTCTATAAAGTATACAATGGAAATTCGGGAGCGATATATTGTTCGCTACGTCAACCGATTTCTCGGGTATCAATTTGTCAGACAGTgcaattgtataattacagCACAACAT CTGATCGACCAAAAATAACAGGTAgtttaacaaatatacaatCAAGCGTTGGCACTGTTCAGTCACTAGCACCAGATGTCTTAGACATCAAAAAGACAGAAGAAGAAGCAAGAGAAGAAGCGGAGCGAAAGGAAATACGTGAACGGTCCGACAGATGGATTAAACATAGTTTCAGATTTTTTGGTGTTGTCTTTACCCTTGGGTTGTCATATATGATTTATGAATTGGCAAGAACAAAGTATGATGAGCAGGGTAATGCCTTAGATGATGAATACTCCAATTTACCAGTGTACCAAAGGGTATACAGAAGGTTTAGAAGGGAATATACTTACTACACTAAG ATGATCCAAGAACCCAGCAGGGACAAGCTTCTTCCAGATCCACTCAAATATCCCTACATTCAACCCCCTTACACTTTGATCCTGGAGTTAACAGATGTGCTTGTACACCCTGATTGGACG TATGAAACTGGCTGGAGGTTTAAAAAGAGACCTGGCGTGGATCAATTTTTAGAAGCTGTTGCTCCGCCACAGTTTGAAATTGTAGTATACACAGCAGAACAAGGTCTG actgTTTTTCCTATATTGGATGTCTTGGATCCTAATGGATATATCATGTACAGATTGGTAAGAGATACTACCCGTTTTGTAGATGGGCATCATGTTAAAGATTTGGATGCTCTTAACCGTGATCTCAGTAAG GTTATAGTTGTTGATTGGAATCCAAAAAGTACAAAATTCCATCCTGAAAATACTTTAAGGCTACCACAATGGACGGGTAACGATAATGATACAACACTGTATGATCTAGCTGCATTCCTGAAAA CTATATTAGCGACAAATGTGCAAGATGTACGAGAAGTCCTCAATTATTACAGTCAGTTTGATAATCCATTAGAAGTTTTCAGGGAAAACCAGAGAAAATTACTT ATGCaaatggaagaagaagaaagcaAAGCGCAGCAAGAAAACAGTAGAGTACTTACTTCAAAGTGGAAACCGTCTTTCCTCCGAAATCGTTAA